From one Pempheris klunzingeri isolate RE-2024b chromosome 9, fPemKlu1.hap1, whole genome shotgun sequence genomic stretch:
- the LOC139207177 gene encoding uncharacterized protein has protein sequence MAGRRGCVNSLWSGTERVRIGERLKATLAGVLELEVLRCKHLEMVDAALEDRASAAASAEEPGPEEGSGTPESAASDAEHGSATSRRQQAPSVSDIVVLPCQSSPEDCGGNSGDGGVHSSSSRGSNSRWSTLSWDAPSDLLSPPTPDPSGTAHLDSDSRPSSGFYSVSGSSLSDSCYSVSSDAAQGGSVPPARPLKLWEQVPLSADNTDILWSEGAVQQQQQQQQQQQQPALQNSQEDTELTEGTPVSVQSDFEATGLSFLSDLCSGFGDSVISSFLPLLDPTSSSSPSSSLHPKPQLDPRYCTDLVSRRTKEVYPYPSPLHAVALQSPLFTSQSQEQSASPSPEGPQPDELQESSTDPTLLHQPPALASFTQLEQYISRLARQYHSRVTSSTSDLTSAAIPCAVTHRGLGTPGKSHGSTQSLSAFESRSALSVTPCKSLLGNSARVSLSTSGKKATRNSINLGNLPSATGEDLNINLHLNLNLNLTPGLNSSQGLVDNPKTGSCGALRSDVPAASTASATSLSSTTPIPALRARPRISTCPSSLSHRSSLEVTSGSGPSPGFGSSAFCRSLDWSSGALPETGPSVFGSNSGSAPGSQRSSLIQESSTSPKLSEDSPMVGEISRLSGLSRSVVVGLMEQGVELDIDCFQTDTAGEVRGHTKTHLTAQTDQSHDYTRLTDLNPQRPVQLCLSVTHSPQSQASLTPPLSHSSSPIHPYQSIHIPSPHYSSHCQYQQIPSPSDLPSSTASSPASRPTTRGRSPPRPLQPSPLGATPLSVFRRDAPFQCSLPRTNSRTSPLEHGGIQPRGGSLRQSGGGGGWRRAEGEGLYRGKHASHKLIRAATVSSYAKREDYSSAWCEEQAREQSAAQTPRKTSNKVWRGFEGRLWGKESESEKEEMDRAEYGYGWRRNSIGSWRREHRRLKASSSSNDKRPKVENSPIFSKKRGKEDVERRSSSLRLSRRALFRSESQGLLVPRNHSEEPTKQAHWVSSLDVGQGGTYTSKGEGVRRLRAKEEDKHLSSTASLFNLSRSQSLEGSCHSLSPLSSPSFSPSPPPRMPLQRSRSLRDLGRRVFGSMRSLSLKRKPSKK, from the exons ATGGCCGGCCGCCGCGGCTGCGTGAACTCGCTCTGGTCGGGCACCGAGCGCGTCCGCATCGGAGAGCGCCTCAAAGCGACGCTGGCCGGggtgctggagctggaggtgcTCAGGTGCAAACACCTGGAGATGGTGGACGCGGCTCTGGAGGACCGAGCCTCCGCTGCCGCCAGCGCCGAGGAGCCAGGGCCAGAGGAGGGGAGCGGAACCCCGGAGAGCGCCGCCTCGGACGCCGAGCATGGCTCTGCGACATCCCGCAGGCAACAG gctccGTCTGTCTCAGATATCGTGGTTTTGCCCTGTCAGAGCAGCCCAGAGGACTGTGGCGGTAATTCAGGGGATGGGGGGGTCCACTCCTCATCTAGCAGGGGGAGCAACTCACGCTGGTCGACTCTGTCCTGGGACGCCCCCTCTGACCTGCTCTCCCCCCCAACACCGGATCCCAGCGGTACGGCCCATCTGGACAGCGACTCCAGGCCTAGTtcag GTTTCTATTCAGTGAGCGGGAGCTCCCTCTCGGACTCCTGCTACTCTGTGTCCAGTGATGCTGCTCAGGGAGGATCGGTGCCACCGGCCAGACCTCTGAAGCTGTGGGAGCAGGTCCCTCTGTCTGCAGACAACACTGACATCCTGTGGTCAGAAGGTGccgtccagcagcagcagcagcagcaacagcagcagcagcaacctgCTCTACAAAACAGCCAGGAAGACACTGAACTAACAGAGGGGACACCAGTTTCAG TCCAAAGTGACTTTGAAGCGACTGGTCTGAGCTTTCTGTCTGACCTCTGCTCAGGATTCGGTGACTCCGTGatttcttccttcctcccaCTTCTCGaccccacctcctcttcctccccctcctcttctctgcatCCAAAACCGCAGCTGGACCCTCGCTACTGCACGGACCTGGTATCCCGTCGGACCAAAGAGGTGTACCCCTACCCCAGCCCGCTGCATGCTGTCGCCCTCCAGAGCCCCCTCTTCACCTCCCAGAGCCAGGAGCAGTCAGCCTCTCCGAGCCCTGAAGGACCCCAGCCGGATGAACTGCAGGAGTCCAGCACTGATCCAACTCTGCTTCATCAGCCCCCTGCTCTGGCTTCCTTCACCCAGCTGGAGCAGTACATCTCTCGACTGGCTCGCCAGTACCACAGTCGtgtgacctcctccacctccgATCTCACTTCAGCTGCCATCCCATGTGCTGTCACGCACAGAGGCCTTGGTACCCCTGGCAAAAGTCACGGTTCCACCCAGTCCCTTTCTGCCTTCGAGAGCCGCAGTGCACTCAGCGTCACTCCCTGTAAGTCACTGCTAGGAAACTCTGCCAGAGTCAGCCTTAGTACTAGCGGGAAAAAAGCCACTAGGAATTCAATCAACCTGGGTAACCTTCCTTCAGCAACTGGAGAGGACTTGAACATAAATCTGCATCTGAACCTCAATTTGAACCTGACTCCTGGTTTAAATTCTAGCCAGGGATTGGTGGATAATCCCAAAACTGGCAGCTGTGGAGCTTTGAGGAGTGATGTTCCTGCTGCCTCCACAGCTTCTGCGACATCACTGTCCTCCACTACACCCATCCCAGCACTTAGGGCCCGCCCTCGCATTTCAACATGTCCAAGCAGCCTGAGTCACCGCAGTTCCCTGGAGGTCACGTCAGGGTCTGGACCCAGTCCTGGATTCGGGTCATCTGCCTTCTGTCGCTCCTTAGACTGGAGCAGCGGTGCTCTGCCTGAGACCGGACCATCAGTGTTTGGCTCTAATTCTGGATCAGCTCCTGGGTCTCAGCGCAGCAGCTTGATCCAAGAGTCCAGCACCAGTCCCAAGCTTAGTGAAGACTCCCCCATGGTGGGGGAGATCTCCCGCCTCTCTGGACTCTCTAGGTCAGTGGTGGTTGGACTCATGGAACAAGGCGTGGAGCTGGATATCGACTGCTTCCAAACAGATACTGCAGGCGAGGTGAGGGGTCATACTAAAACTCATCTGACAGCCCAGACAGATCAGTCACATGACTATACAAGACTGACCGACCTGAATCCCCAGAGACCAGTACAGCTGTGTCTCAGTGTCACCCATTCTCCACAGTCTCAGGCCagcctcacccctcctctctctcactccagtAGCCCCATACACCCTTACCAGTCTATCCATATTCCCTCTCCCCACTACTCCTCACACTGCCAATACCAGCAGATCCCTTCCCCGTCTGACCTTCCCTCTTCCACTGCCTCCTCCCCTGCCTCCCGCCCAACCACTAGGGGTCGCTCCCCTCCCCGGCCTCTCCAGCCATCCCCTCTGGGTGCCACCCCACTCTCAGTTTTCCGACGGGATGCGCCCTTCCAGTGCTCCCTGCCTCGCACCAATTCGAGGACCTCTCCCCTGGAGCATGGGGGTATCCAACCAAGGGGCGGATCACTTCGACAGAGCGGGGGTGGCGGCGGGTGGCGGAGggcagagggggaggggctttATAGAGGAAAGCATGCCTCCCACAAGCTGATCAGGGCAGCTACAGTGAGCAGCTACGCCAAGAGAGAGGACTACAGCTCTGCATGGTGTGAGGAGCAGGCGAGGGAGCAATCAGCCGCCCAGACACCAAGGAAGACCTCCAACAAAGTCTGGAGGGGCTTTGAGGGACGCCTCTGGGGCAAAGAGTCCGAAAGCGAAAAAGAGGAGATGGACAGAGCCGAGTATGGCTACGGATGGAGGAGGAACAGCATTGGAAGCTGGAGAAGGGAGCATCGAAGGTTGAAAGCTTCATCCAGCAGTAATGACAAGAGGCCAAAAGTAGAGAATTCCCCCATTTTCTCAAAGAAGAGGGGGAAGGAAGATGTGGAGAGACGAAGCTCCAGCCTCAGGCTTTCCAGGAGGGCTTTGTTCAGGAGCGAGTCCCAAGGCTTGCTGGTTCCTCGTAACCACAGCGAGGAGCCCACAAAGCAGGCACACTGGGTGTCCTCATTGGACGTGGGGCAAGGCGGCACATACACCAGCAAAGGCGAAGGGGTCAGACGTCtgagagcaaaggaggaagacaAACACCTGTCCTCCACCGCCAGCCTCTTCAACCTGTCTCGCTCACAGAGCCTGGAGGGCAGCTGCCattccctctcccctctctcctccccatcCTTTTCTCCATCCCCACCTCCACGGATGCCTCTTCAGCGCTCTCGATCACTGAGGGACTTGGGGAGGAGAGTGTTTGGCTCCATGAGGTCCCTGAGTCTCAAACGGAAGCCATCCAAGAAGTGA
- the map1lc3cl gene encoding microtubule-associated proteins 1A/1B light chain 3C: MYPCVHTLPTRTRSVPLFAGVTFLTPPDSVSHKTPEVQAAHWGLLTSTRGDFTVSPGKTAAPPPSPLVIANRPKQQTNMAPFEKSMEMMPFKQRKCLETRKDEVCSIRSKFPNKLPVIVERYIREKTLPLLDKTKFLVPFELTLGQFLCLLRNKIALDSTQALFLLVAEKSMSCMSSSMGEVYSSYSDADGFLYITYASQEMFGAPQPAARPPC; this comes from the exons atgtacccCTGCGTCCACACACTGCCCACCAGGACGAGGAGTGTGCCTTTGTTTGCTGGTGTCACATTTTTGACTCCTCCCGACTCTGTCTCCCATAAAACCCCAGAGGTTCAAGCAGCTCACTGGGGTTTGCTGACTTCCACCCGAGGGGACTTCACCGTCAGCCCGGGCAAGACCGCCGCACCACCGCCATCACCACTGGTCATTGCAAACCGCCccaagcaacaaacaaacatggctcCTTTTGAGAAATCCATGGAGATGATGCCTTTCAAGCAGAGGAAATGCCTCG AAACAAGAAAAGATGAAGTTTGCAGCATTCGATCTAAATTCCCCAACAAATTGCCT gTGATAGTTGAACGTTACATCCGTGAAAAGACTCTCCCcctgttggacaaaacaaagttCCTGGTTCCCTTCGAGCTCACCTTGGGTCAGTTCCTCTGCCTGCTCAG GAATAAGATCGCCTTGGATTCCACCCAGGCTCTGTTCCTCCTAGTGGCAGAGAAGAGCATGTCCTGCATGTCCTCCAGCATGGGGGAGGTTTACTCCAGCTACAGCGACGCCGACGGCTTCCTCTACATCACCTACGCCTCGCAGGAGATGTTCGGAGCACCTCAACCAGCAGCCAGGCCGCCGTGCTGA